A window of Trichomycterus rosablanca isolate fTriRos1 chromosome 5, fTriRos1.hap1, whole genome shotgun sequence contains these coding sequences:
- the LOC134314379 gene encoding cystatin-like has translation MYCKSVVLLFVVVFVTVSSAGLVGGLTDVSIDEPDVQSALKFAVVQHNHKSNDLFMSRVTKIDSVQKQVVSGTKYIFTVEMARTCCRKGGVEELCAVNSDPAIAMPHQCRLAVWTQPWLNMINVVENTCQ, from the exons ATGTATTGTAAgagtgttgttttgttgttcgTGGTGGTCTTTGTGACTGTGAGCAGCGCTGGACTTGTTGGAGGTCTGACGGATGTTAGCATAGACGAACCAGATGTCCAAAGTGCATTGAAGTTCGCAGTAGTCCAGCATAACCACAAGAGCAATGACTTGTTTATGAGCCGCGTTACCAAAATAGACAGTGTCCAGAAACAG GTTGTTTCTGGCACAAAATACATCTTCACTGTTGAGATGGCCAGGACCTGCTGCAGAAAAGGTGGAGTTGAGGAACTATGTGCCGTCAATTCTGACCCAGCTATTGCAATG CCCCACCAGTGCAGACTTGCAGTGTGGACTCAACCTTGGCTGAACATGATTAATGTGGTTGAAAATACCTGCCAGTGA